Below is a window of Acidobacteriota bacterium DNA.
TTCCGCCCCGGGCAACCCCATGACGTGCCGCATCTTCCAGTGCGTGCCCCCGGCGGCCCCCAACAGCCTCCAGGTGACGGCGACCACCGCCCACAGCGTGAGCCTCTCGTGGAGCGGCGTCCCCGGCGTGTCCCGCTACCGTGTCTACCGGGACGGCAACCCCGCCTGGTCGGGCAGCGTGACCGCCACGACCCTGGAGGGGCTCAAGTCGTCCACTCACTACTGCTTCACCGTCAGTGCCCAGGACAGCTGCGGGGAAGGGCCGGCCTCCCCCCCGGTCTGTGCCGACACCGACAACGCCGTCCGGGTGGCGTTCTGCGCCCACGCGGTCTCCAGCCCCGCGTGGCAGACCCGCCTCCACCTCGTCAACACGGGCTCGCAGGCGGCCGCCCTCACCCTCGAGGGCGTTCGGCCGGACGGGACGTCCGCGGGGATGGTCACGACGCCGGCCCTCGGCGCCTCGTCCCTCTACGAGCGCGACCTGGCGGAGATCTTCCCGCCCGAGGCCCTCACCGGGGACCTCTGGGTGAAGGTCTCCTCCGAGACCGACTTCCGGGGGGTCGTGGAGTTCGGCACCCGGGACGGGAAGTCCGCGACGGTCCTCCCCCTGGCGGGCTCGCCGTCCCGGGAGGCCTTCTTCCCCTACGTCTACGTCTCCCCTGCCGGGAGCGGGTCCTTCTACACGGGGATCACCCTCGTCAACCCCGGCAGCCAGGCCGCCGCGCTCACCCTCGGGGCGGCCGACGAGAACGGCGCGCCCCTCGCCGCGACGACCATGTCCCTCGCACCGGGCGAGAAGTACGTGAAGCTCGTGGACCAGGTCTTTCCGGGCGTGACCGACCCGACCACCATCCGGTCGGTCACCGTGTCCGCCGACGCCCCCCTGGTCGGTTTCGAGCTCTTCGGGAAGTGGGACCAGCCGGGGCTTTCGGGCCTCATGGCCGCCGACGTCTCCCCCACGGCCCTCCAGGCTGCCGCCGGCCCGTCCCCGATGCACTTTTTCGAGATCCCCGACAACACCGCCTGGTTCACCGGCGTCACCTTCTGCAACCTGGGGGCCCAGAGCGCCACCCTCCAGGCCACTCTCCGGGACGCCGGGGGCCAAACCATCGCCCAGGCCTACTTCGGCGTGAACCCCCGGCAGCAAATCACCCGGGAAATCTGGTCCCTCTTCGGTTTGGAGGCCGTCCCGGAGGCCGCCTCCCTCCGCGTGGAGTCGGCCTGGCCCACCGCGGGCTTCGAACTCGTCGCCAGCCGGGATGCCGACCCCGGCGCCTTCCGCTTCGACGGCCTCCCCGCCGTGAAGTCCGGGGGGGAGCGCCTGGTGTTTCCCCTGGTGAAACCGGCGCCGGAGTTCGCCACCCGTGTCTCCCTGCTCAACCTCGCGGGCGCGGCGGTCACGTATGCCGTGAAAGCCTTCTCCGCCGCGGGGCAGCTGCTGGGGACCGCCGAGGGGTCCCTCCCCGCCAGGGGACGGGTGGCCGCGGCCCTGGGGGACCTCTTCCCGACGGCCGCAGAGGTCGCCTGGCTCCAGGTGGACGCGTCCGGCGCCGTCGCGGGGAGCCTCTCCGCTGACTCCGCCGACGGCACGCGCCGGGTGGGCTACCTCGGGTTGCCGTAGGGCCGGGGCGGGGCCGCCCGGGTGGGCGAAGGGGAGAGGGGACCCCGAGGGGGCCTTCTCCCTGGCGGCCGGCAGACCGACGCCCCGGGCGGGGCGCCGCGACCCGTTGCATCGGTGACTTTTTCGTGGTAAGGTGGCGCCTTATGGGACCGCAACGCCTCCTGCCCGACAGCTACGAAGACCTGGCCGCCGAACTGGGGCCCGCGACGGCCGCGTTCGACGCCCTGTTCCAGGAGGCCATCCGCTACTTCGACTCCCTGCTGGGCCAGGACGCCAAGTCCACGCCCGCCCTGGAGAAAAGCTACGTGGACCGTTTCGCCGCCCTCCTCGCCGCCGAGGGCTTCCTCCAGCCCAAGAACATCCGGGAAGCCCTGATCAAGCTCAGTTACGGTTACTACATGAAGACCCGGTCATGAGCGCCGGTTTCGCCTCATCCGACACCGTCGCGGTGGCGGGTGCCGGTCCGGCCGGCTTGTCCGCCGCCCTGGCCCTCGCCCGCGGGGGATGCCCCTGCGTGCTCTACGAGCGGGGGCGGGTCGGGGGCGATATCCGGTGCGCCGAGGGCGTCCTGGACTTCGCCGGGGTGGTCCCGGACGTCCGGCCCTTCGTGCGGACCCGGGTCCGCCGGGCCTTCCTCACGGCCGGCGGGGAGCG
It encodes the following:
- a CDS encoding M6 family metalloprotease domain-containing protein; this translates as MRAILTMFVLWVCSLSLFPLAPPRPGELDRYRSDGTLAARQAFAEGLGNHRFAEGLLERLRWKSQKYALMAQGRTEAEAEAELTPPPAWRGMPTTGNVRIFALLIEFTDEPSTYTAGDIHNRIFGDGAGGFPYESLRNFYRRSSLDLLEIGGATLGWYRTAYPRTSVSQTDTGREALIREALVAMDAAGHDFSVYDNNGDGAVDYFMVFWTGEDNGWANFWWAYQTTYGDGSLLLDGKRLRDYSWMWESNPPGGDFEVATMIHETGHALGLPDYYDYNDSIGPQGGCGGLDMMDAAYLDHNAFSKFLLDWMTPSFYAGGDHVVSLRAAAGTTDAAIFMPGIVNGTLFGEFFLVQNRRRTGNDLQLPADGLVIWHVDSRLNASGNNFVYDNSYTAHKLLRLMEADGLEEIETGNGWADAGDFYTAGRTIGPGTLPSSNRYDGSSTGMGVDTVSAPGNPMTCRIFQCVPPAAPNSLQVTATTAHSVSLSWSGVPGVSRYRVYRDGNPAWSGSVTATTLEGLKSSTHYCFTVSAQDSCGEGPASPPVCADTDNAVRVAFCAHAVSSPAWQTRLHLVNTGSQAAALTLEGVRPDGTSAGMVTTPALGASSLYERDLAEIFPPEALTGDLWVKVSSETDFRGVVEFGTRDGKSATVLPLAGSPSREAFFPYVYVSPAGSGSFYTGITLVNPGSQAAALTLGAADENGAPLAATTMSLAPGEKYVKLVDQVFPGVTDPTTIRSVTVSADAPLVGFELFGKWDQPGLSGLMAADVSPTALQAAAGPSPMHFFEIPDNTAWFTGVTFCNLGAQSATLQATLRDAGGQTIAQAYFGVNPRQQITREIWSLFGLEAVPEAASLRVESAWPTAGFELVASRDADPGAFRFDGLPAVKSGGERLVFPLVKPAPEFATRVSLLNLAGAAVTYAVKAFSAAGQLLGTAEGSLPARGRVAAALGDLFPTAAEVAWLQVDASGAVAGSLSADSADGTRRVGYLGLP